ttgaagatggatcaatgatcactgaaatgtggacaaggaaatagcacaattggtactaattcttgtcggttctcacgcctacacacgtaaaagcttatggtggagcttggttaggatggtggcacaaaatttgatgcaattgttagtgagcttcaataatgttggaaaagatgcacaaatttgcaaatgcaacaagtagaccaatagcaagatatggtacaaGGAAACACACACGCagatagataagtggggtcgtgcaaccaagggatgagccaaaatgtggaatccatgaaaatgctcatgttgcacaacactagagagacgctagcacgattgcacaataggcggatacggaacttgtgtacaaactactaggcaaaaatgcaacgacttctatcccaagtatgctatatgtatggtattccgatgctatgatccaagatgatcggatatgacaatcttaatgtagtataatGCTatagttcttgcttataagctctttgcttatctttccctttttgctTAAAAGATTATTTGGCTCTTTGAATTTTGAGCttgtttctcatgcaaaacttcatgaaccaaggtagcaattgtgtatgcgatgacaactttgtgacacaaaagataatgccaagatatgcaccactatgatatggtatgtatgctatgtggaatatgatcactaatgtgcacaagtcacgttgccggcaatactcaaaggctagtctcgatgggtaagcaacacaaaAGTAAGCCTATGTCAGCAAATGGCATGGAAAGACAAAGATGGCGTCGAGGTTACCGCCGCGGTAGTCGTTTGTAGGCATGGACGATAGTTGGCGATGTCGAGTCCTtgacgaagatgagcggtggtgatgtagatgtcgaaccgtacctatatacccgaaatacaataggacacgggaaccacaactcaaattctcaaagaccaaaacggttCAAAATCGTCGTATGTGGTAGCGGTGATCGATGGTGGAAGGTGGAGAGttggtggtggccgaactgaactttttcagtttcgtcagggttcaGCGGACGTCCGGTGGAgagcggtcgtccggtcgtcggacgtccggtggttagcggtcgtccggtgcctgggtggaatcgggcacgggatgaacacaCGGGGTCGTGGAGGAGGGAGGTGGAGACGTCAAATCCgagcgattttgtggatggaaatggtggagaagatgggggaaagctagatccacacgtgtcAAAGAAAatgcatggatcaaatccaacaaaacttcatcacaccaacaaatcacaaaataatttggggctatttttggtgtggatttttggattaggacaaaaaacaacaacatcaagctagaaaacaaagggtaggggctcgaaaaaagtgatcaacgtggctcatgataccaagatgatgtagggtagaaccctagacacccgatctttcacatttggagagaatcctaccaagaacacgaagaacacgagaggggaaacgaggggaacacgagggaaacacaagagaaaacactcaacaAACAAGAAGATAGTCACacctgtgctagatcctcgaaacacaaaagagTACAAGATtcgaatccaacaagggacgatacatagggtaaccggttcttcttcgtgaggatgtcttgaatccaagtggatcttctccgaagaggggtcggtccctcgcggtggagtagatccggatggatgagcaaaactctatctcaaagtatgagctatcacaatgctaaccttgactaggaggaggaggatgtcTATTTATAGTATAAGTGCGAAATGGGGACGAAATGAAGGGGTACATGGCCTTTGGGGCCGAGACTGCGCATtcaggtagcggacgtccggtCTCTACTGGTCGTCCGGTCGCTCGCGGACGTCCGGACGTCTGGTAGGGCTCGGACTTCCGCTGATTTGGATCGGGTGCAGGGGTGCCGGACATCCGGTGGTTTCCAGTCTTCCAGTCGTCGGCCGTCCGCTAGATCCGATCTTCTGTACATTCGGCTCGGGTGCTGACTCACCGGTCGTCCGGTGCAGGTCCGTCGTCCGCTCGCTGGGCAGTGTAGTCGGCTATGCcttcaggggccggacgtccggtccttgtcggacgtccgctcgctggagcattaggagccggatgtccggtccctggcggacatctgctggctggagcttcttcggtcgctcttcttcttgtccttcatgctcgatgtcctcgccgtcttggccatTGGGCGTAGCTGTTCCGTTGCCTTCTTCTAAGTACCcaatcacacatagtgtttccgcttgaggtagtagccatgtctcatgtgtagaaaagggtagtttggagaggagcgagttcaccttattatcgatagcctttgctcgagctcttgtcattgtctaagtggtgtcatgggagatgtaggtacgtccatggggatgatcgtgggatgctccgcatcaccctgTTGCCTTGTGTTCATTCTGCCACCCTGGATCTGTCCATTGTTCGACGATCTTCTCCCAGCACGAACATTTGTTAGCGCACCACCGAGGAATCACTTGTAAAGTAAACAAATACATATTAGCAAGGAATATAATTTGCGGTAATGTAGGGAATAGCAAGATCCATCTTCACATGCCTTGAAGTAATTTTCCCGTGAAAGATGCTTCCCTCGAGCGTCCTTTTTAGAAATCTTCTGGTTGAGATAGTCCGTGTGATACTTGACCACTAACCGGACGTGCTCCTCATAGTGCATGTCATGGACTAGTTTCTTGGCAATATTCTCAACCACCACATTTGCACGATCCTTCTGACCCTCTACGCATGTATAGAAATCCTACAAACATGCATACATGTGAGAAGGGTAAAATCATGACTATGGCAAATTTAAACCTTTTGGTATTGACATTCAAGTGTTTGAAAGGACTTACCCAGAAATTGttgactgctacttcttgagcttgtgttggtttttctcttgaagaggaaagggtggtgcagcaaagtagagataagtatttcccttagtttgagaaccaaggtatcaattcagtaggagacaacacacaaatcaccgaatacatgcacaaataatcaaacaaacttgcacccaacgcggtaaaggggttgttaatcccttcacggttacttgcaaaagtgagatctgatagagatagataaacgataaagtaaatatttttggtatttttggtttatagaacggaaagtaaaagattgcaagaatagtagatcggaaactaaaattgtagatcagacacttgtatgatggaaaatagacccgaggtccataggtttcactagaggcttctctcaagataaaaaataatacggtaggtgaacaaattactgctgaacaattgatagaaaagcgatagttatgacgatatctgaggcaatgatcatgaatataggcatcacgtctgtgtcaagtagaccgaaacgattctgcatctactactattacttcacacatcgaccgctatccaacatgcatctagagtattaagttcataaagaatggagtaatgcattaattaagatgccatgatgtagagaaattaacccaagcaatatgatgaaaacctcatctttttatcctcgatggcaacaatacaatacgtgccttgcttcccctactgtcactgggaaaggacaccgtaagattgaacccaaagctaagcacttctcccattgcaagaaaaaccaatctaattggctaaaccaaaccgatagttcgaagagaattacaaagatatcaaatcatgcatataggaattcagagaagattcaaataatattcgtagataagctgatcatgaatccacaattcatcggatctcggcaaacacatcacaaaaaaggattacatcgactagatctccaagagcatcgaggtgaacatggtattgagaattaaagagagagaagaagcaatctaggtactagctatggacccgtaagtctgtggtaaactactcacgtttcatcggaagggcaatggtgttgatgtagaagccctccgtgatcgaatccccctccagcaggatgccgAAAAAAACCCgtaaatgggatctcacgggtacaaaatgtTGCGGCAGCGAAAAAGTGTTTTTATAGATGCCCCtgtttggtttggggatatatgaaaATATATAGACGAAAGGATTAtgtcaggaggtgcacgaggggctccgtccttgtggccacctctcTGCCGCTGTCGTCCAGCGCAACTCCATGCCAACGCTATCTCTGCCTCAGTACACAACATCGGGTAGCCGGAGGTTGAGGTTGATGGCGTATTAAAGAGGGAAAAAAAGATACTTGCATGCTGTCTAGCAAAGATGACGTCTCGGTCTTGGTGCTGCGCCTtgcctcctccttcctttcccgcaAAAATGAACCACTCCAAGTCCCCAATGCAAATTCAGTTAACTTACATATAACTATTGCAATAAATATTACTCCTCCCTCCATCACAAAATAATTGACTTAAGTTTATATTAACTTTGTACTGAAGTTAATACAAAGTGAAGTCACTTATTTTGGAAGTGACGGAGTACATGGACTCATGCATCCTCAGCAGTCAGCAAAACCATGTCGTCACCCATGCTTCGATTTGCCGACCACTGGCCGTGTCACCGGCCTGCCTCGTCTGTGTTCTATACTCGGCTGTCAGTCTCAGAGATGCAATCCATGAGCTAAAAATAGCGACGGAGTTGCCATCAACAATCGGAGCATCTTGGCATTTGGCCACAAAGTAGAGACTGCCTTGAGAGTTAAGTAACTCCGTTTCCTTGGACTGTTCCATCTACGCTCGCTCGCCGCTTCTTCTCGCCTCCGACAGCTCCTCCTCACCTGCTCCCACGCAGACGGCgacgatgatgacgacaacgacaacgactacACGCTGCTCAGCTTCAACCTAAGCAGATCACCAGTTCACCACACGAATCATTGGCATTATATATATGTGTGCAGGTCGAGCTACAGCTTTCCATCGGGACAACACCAAGAGGACGTCCAGTTGCAGCAATGGCGGCAATCATGGTAGAGAGGTGGGCGGGGTTCGGGTCGGCTATGGCGACCGTCATCTTTCTCTGGTCCGTGGTGCAGAACTACGTACCTCCCACCTTCCGCCTCTACCTCACCGCCTGGGCCGCAAAGGTCGCCGCCTGCTTCAACCCCTACCTCCAAATCACCATCTCCGAGTATGGCGCCGAGCGCTTCCAGCGTAGCGACTTCTTCCTCGCCGTTGAGGCCTACCTCAGCGAGGCATGCGCCCGGCGCGCACGGAAGCTCAAGGCCGAGCTCGGCAAGGACAGCAAGAACCTCCAGGTCACCGTCGACGACCACGACGAGGTCACCGACGACTTCTCCGGCACGACCATCTGGTGGTACGCCTCCAAGCGGCAGTCCAAGGCCCAAGTCATCAGCTTCTACCCCGGCGAGGACGAGCGGCGCTTCTACAAGGTCGTCTTTCACAGGCGCCACCGCGACCTTGTCGTCGACTCCTACCTGCCCTTCGTGCTCGGCGAGGGTCGCGCCGTCACCGTCAAGAACCGCCAGCGCCGTCTCTTCACCAACAACGCCAGCCGCAACTGGAACCCCTACCGCAGCAAGAGCGTCTGGAGCCACGTCCCCTTCGAGCACCCCGCCACCTTCGACACGCTCGCCATGCACCCCGATGAGAAGGAGGCCATCGTTGACGACCTCATGGCATTCCAGGAGAGCAAGGACTACTATGCAAAGGTCGGCAAGGCGTGGAAGCGCGGGTACCTCCTTTATGGACCGCCAGGCACCGGCAAGTCCACCATGATCGCCGCCATGGCCAACTTCCTTGACTACGATGTCTACGATCTCGAGCTCACTGCTGTCAAGAACAACACCGAGCTGCGGAAGCTCTTCATCGAGACCACGGGCAAGTCCATCATCGTCATAGAGGACATCGACTGCTCGATTGACCTCACCGGAAAACGCCGCAAGGACAAGAAGGCCTCTGGAGACAAGGACTCCGACAGTGATGACAAACCCAAGCTACCGATGGATCCAGAGAAGGACGACGCCACCAAGGTGACGCTCTCGGGCCTCCTCAACTTCATCGACGGGCTATGGTCTGCTTGCGGGGGTGAGcggatcatcatcttcaccaccaacCACAAGGAGAAGCTCGATCCGGCGCTGATCCGTCGAGGAAGGATGGACAAGCACATCGAGATGTCATACTGCCGCTTCGAGGGCTTCAAGGTTCTAGCCAAGAACTACCTAGATGTCATTGAGCATGACCTATTTGGGGAAATTCAGCGGCTACTCGAGGAGACCGACATGTCGCCCGCCGATGTTGCAGAGAATCTGATGCCAATgtcgaagaagaaaaagagggACCCTGATTTGTGTTTCTCAGGCCTCGTCGAGGCGCTCAAGCAGGCCAAGGAAGacgcggcagcagcggcggccaaGGCGAAGGCGGAAGAAGAGGCCAAGGAGGCTGAAGCAAAGAAAGTTAAGGAGAAAGAGGAGACGGAGGTGAAGAAAGCAAAGGAGGAAAACAAAGGGAAGGACAAAGCACCGGAGGAAGCCAATGAAGACATCAAAGAAGGTGACAAGTGAAGTGATACCAAGAAAGGAAGCAAAGGAAAAAAGAATGAGCTTGTTCACTAGTACAAAAAGAAAATGCAGTGTTTGGTCACAGAAAATATAAACTCTCAACCGAAATATTATGTGTTGTATCTCTCATTTGTAATATCTGCCCCCTTATATATATAAGCGCTATTCGTTCCCCTGCGTgagaaatagttattcttcacccattTTCTATTTTGACTTCAATGCATCGTATTTTTACATTTCGTAAATTTTGccttatttcatacataaaaaaagtaagaaaatatatactcgcctcaaaaaatattttatgttacgtaaaataacgaatgtaaaaacatagtgtaaaacgtacataaaatgtgatttttctgGTCTTATAACCTATACTTTTGTTTTTTATACCAAAGTTTATATATTAAACcaatatgcatgtaactatttatattctaaacataatttatttagaaagcgatcataagattacctcgggtgaagaataaattATTGTGCATCCTGGATGATGAATAttaatactatatatatatatatatatattcggtAAAACTATACAAAATGCTAACAAGACCCATCCGCTTTACCTACACCAAAATGCTAACAACTTTTTCTATCGGGAATTAAACCTAAACATGGCATAAGAAGCTTCTCTACCATTTCACCAACACAATATCGTCACTACGCATGACAGTGACACAGCATGCAACTAGCAATCGGAACTTACCCTGCTCCTTCCAGTTAATTGATTAAGCAACCCAAATTTGAATTTGCCTTTCCACCAAGTAATTAATTGATTAAGCAACTAAGTTCTGCATCTTTTCCATGCGTTGCATGAACTTACCCAGCCCTGATAGCTACTCTTCACCTGCTCCGACGGCAACAACGACCACCGGTCGCCCTCAAGTCAACTTAAGTAAATCACCAGCATTATATACACACACGAACAAGTGGCATCAAGAAGAAGAGAGCTTGCCGGCCATGGCAGCGATGGTGGAGAGGTGGGCGGGGTTGGGTGATGAGCATCATCTTCCTCGGGTCCGCTGGAGCCGTtttatgaagctttccttcgatacaagcacttcaagcacggtctttggcaaaactcacatttgttagtccacgcacGTGATCACCTTTGAGAAGACTttacaaagatctcatattgacatgggctagtcggtgatgccaaagccaacccacatcaactttagccattaggcaagtcgcggtcttagtgggtcgttccgaaaagttcaccacatagagaccgttctcgacatgcccaacaaaggctactttaagagtattGCTCCACAAAAGGGCCACGGTGTCAAGATCAAAGAATGTTGCAAAGCCCATAATTGCAAGTTGCCGAAtgaaaagtaaattgtatgcaagagaCTCAACAAGTATGAGCTTCCCAATAGTTAAATCTTGAGAGATgactaccttgccaagtcccaatactttAGAAGTTGAGGCATCACCAAATTAAAGatgggtgggcatagatggaattggatgcacatccaccaccaagtccttactcccggtcatatgatttgttactTCACTATCAAGCAACAATGACACTCCACCGGAAAAAAAAAACTCCTACAAAAGATCAATGCTtggatttaggtacccatttttgAATGGGTCatttgatgttagcaacaagggtcttaggaacccaaatagaccattcaatgtactcatagtaagaaccaacgaatttggcataaacatgcccatcactagcacggcataaacgTCATCGTCAAGAACCGCCAGCGCCGCCTCTTCACAAACTGGGACGTGGATTTTTTTGAACATCTGCACCCGGGCCCAGCTATCCTGGCTGTCTTAAGATCCGTGCAACACAACTAACTTTCTATatgaaattttctcttttttgtttctttcacGTAGAACATGTCTTGAACTTCAAACCTTTGCAGCGCGGCAAAACTTTCTTtttagaatctaggataaatctttcagaattttttgtcaaacataaatatacaaaatatgattttttttatctAGAAAATCATAATTTGTATATTtatatttgataaaaaaaatctgaaagatttatcctagattctagataGAAAACTTTGCCATGCTACAAACGTTTGAACTTCAAAACATGTTTtatgtgagagaaacaaaaaaaagaaatacgTTTACATGAATCACGATGCGCAGAATGGATGGCTAGATAGGAAGGACCTGGGTGCAGGTGTTCTATTATATGCTTTCGTCACCAACTGTGGCGGTAAACGGAAGCGCTACCTTCGCAATAGCGTCTGGGACTATGTTAAGTTTATGCACCCGGCCACGTTCGACACGCTCGCCATGGATACCAACCAGAAGGAGGCCATCATCGACGACCTCATCGCATTCAAGGAGGGCAAGGAGTACTACACAAAGGTCGGCAAGGCATGGAAGCGGGGTACCTATTGTACGGCCCACCCGGCACTGGTAAGTCCACCATGATCGCCGCCATGGCCAATTTCCTTGATTACGACGTATATGACCTCGAGCTTACGTCGGTCAAGAACAAAACCGAGTTGAGAAAGCTCTTCATTGAGATGACAAGCAAGTCCATCATCGTCATCGAGGACATCAATTGCTCCATTGACCTCACTGGTAAGCGCCGCAAGGGCAAGAAGGCCTCAAGTAACAAGGACTCTGACAATGAATATGAAGCGGACCCGACGGAGCCACAGAAGGACGATGAAAGCAAGGTGACGCTCTCAGGCCTACTCAACTTCATCGACGGGCTATGGTCAGCAAGCGGCGGTGAGcagatcatcatcttcaccaccaacCACAAGGAGAAGCTGGACCCGGCGCTAATCCGGCGGGGTAGGATGGACAAGCACATCGAGATGTCCTACTGCCGCTTCAAGGGCTTCAAGGTGCTCGCCAAGAACTACCTAGACATCGTCGAGCATGTGTTGTTCGGCGAGATCCAGCAGCTTCTCGAAGAGACCGACATGTCACCGGCCGATGTGGCAGAGAACCTGATGCCCAtgtcaaagaagaaaaagaaggacccCAACATGAGCTTGGCAAGCCTTATCGCCGCGCTCAAACAGGCGAAGAAAGATGCTGCCACGGCTGCGGCAGCGGCAAAggccaaggaggaagaggaggcAGAAGCAAAGAAATCCAAGGAGAAAGAGGAACCCAAGGAAGACAAATGAAAGGTAAAAAACATGACAGGAAGCCAGGTAGCCAACCAAGACATCAAACAAGTTTGCTTGTTCACTAGTGCTCGATTACAACAACAAAAAGGATGTATAGTGTTTGTTCAAATAAATTATGTATCACTCAGCTGGAATAAAATGGTTTTGCTTTCTCTTCTCAATGGTTAATTCACACGGGAAGTTACCTTCAAAAAGTTGCTATATCTGACACCACAATGCATAATTCTAATATGATACTGTTGCAAGTACACAGCGAACATTTTCCTCATTTCTCTACAAAAGACAGCATTCTGGCGTATATAACCTGCCTACAGAACTTGCTCGTCCCAACGAATAATACGAGCGGTACAAAGACAGCATTCTGGCGTATATTCTAACATGATCATGAAGGAGAGTGTGAAGCCAAAGAGAAAGGCAAATGGAGGCACAAAACAAAATATGTATCCCTCAACAAAGAATAATAATGATGATAATTCCTGTGTATGTATGGAATAGTACTACAATACGAAATGCCAACCTCTCACTCCCCTGTCTGAAACGTACTGGGCAAAGGTAATCCACGGGTTTTTTCCATGTGTGCATGTACTGTAGATTCTTCTCAGCTCTGACAGATCCTCCTCACCTGCTCCGACGACAATGAAGACGAATCTCCTCTATCCTCCTCTGGCGACAAAGAAGAACACGAACCTGCTCCGATGACGACAAACACAAAGTCGAACCTGCTCCAACGACGACGACAACAAAAACGAAGACGGAGACAAAGACCTAGGTCAACCTAAGTAAATCACTACACAACTCTAATCCGGCGGGGTAGGGTGGACAAGCACATTGATATGTTGTACTGCCGCTTCGAGGGTTTCATGGTACTCGCCAAGAACTACCTAGATGTTGTCGAGCATGTATTGTTCGTTGAGATCCGGCAGCTACTCGAAGAGACGGGCGTGTCATCGGCGACATGGCAGAGAACCTGATGCCCAtgtcgaagaagaaaaagaaggacccCAACATGTGCTCGGCAGGCCTCACCGAGGCGCTCAAACTGGCCATAAAGGATGTGGTTGCGAGTTGCCATTGCAGCAGCGgcaaaggcgaaggaggaagaggaggcagAAGCAAAGAAAGCCAAGGAGAAAGAGGAAGCAGACACGAAGAAAGAAAAATGTAAGGATAAAACATTGGAGGAACCCACCCATCACTTAATTTCTTTTTCCCGATAAAGATGTGTCACTCAACTCAAATAAAATAATACTGGTTTTATCTCATTTGCTTATTCACACAGGAAGTGACCATTGTCATGTTACCATATAGAGATGGTACTACAATACCGCCAAATGCTAACATGATTTGTAAGAACAGAATGAAAACTGAGCGCCGTTTGCATATATACATTTCCTCATTTCTCTACAAAAGACAGCAATCTGGTGTATATAATATAACCCGCCTATAAAGCTTGCTCGTTCCGACGAACAATACGAGCGGTACGACGCATGCCAAGATCATGAAGGAGAGTGCAAAGCCAAGGAGAAAGGCAAAGGGAGGGACAAAACAAAATATGTATCTCTCAACAGGAATAATAATATTCCTATGTGCTGACTATGGAATGGTGCTACAATACGAAATGCTAACATGACCCTTTGGCTACACCCAACCTCTCACTCCCCTGTCTCAAACGTACTGGGCAAAGGGAATCCACAAGTTTTTTCCATGCGTGCATGGACTGTAGATTCTTCTCAGCTCTGACAGCTCCTCCTCACCTGCTCCGACGACGGCAAAGAAGAACACAAATCTGTTCCGATGACGACAAAAGGTAAAGTCGAACATGCTCCGACGACGACGACAAAAACGAAGACGGAGACGAAGACTCAGGTCAACCTAAGTAAATCACCCACAACTCTCCCGCATTATATATACACATATGCAGGCGCTTCCAGTGCAGATCGAGCTATAGCATTCCAACAAGAAAGCCTCAAGACACAACATCAAGAGGTCCAGCCATGGCGCCCATGGTGGAGTGGTTGCCATGGTTTGGATCGGCGGTGGCGAGCGCCATCTTCTTATGGTCCATGGTGCAGAACCACGTCCCGGACACCCTCCGTCTCTACCTCACCACCCGGGCAGCCAAGCTCGCCGCCTGCT
Above is a window of Triticum dicoccoides isolate Atlit2015 ecotype Zavitan chromosome 5B, WEW_v2.0, whole genome shotgun sequence DNA encoding:
- the LOC119306951 gene encoding AAA-ATPase ASD, mitochondrial-like produces the protein MAAIMVERWAGFGSAMATVIFLWSVVQNYVPPTFRLYLTAWAAKVAACFNPYLQITISEYGAERFQRSDFFLAVEAYLSEACARRARKLKAELGKDSKNLQVTVDDHDEVTDDFSGTTIWWYASKRQSKAQVISFYPGEDERRFYKVVFHRRHRDLVVDSYLPFVLGEGRAVTVKNRQRRLFTNNASRNWNPYRSKSVWSHVPFEHPATFDTLAMHPDEKEAIVDDLMAFQESKDYYAKVGKAWKRGYLLYGPPGTGKSTMIAAMANFLDYDVYDLELTAVKNNTELRKLFIETTGKSIIVIEDIDCSIDLTGKRRKDKKASGDKDSDSDDKPKLPMDPEKDDATKVTLSGLLNFIDGLWSACGGERIIIFTTNHKEKLDPALIRRGRMDKHIEMSYCRFEGFKVLAKNYLDVIEHDLFGEIQRLLEETDMSPADVAENLMPMSKKKKRDPDLCFSGLVEALKQAKEDAAAAAAKAKAEEEAKEAEAKKVKEKEETEVKKAKEENKGKDKAPEEANEDIKEGDK